A genomic window from Salvia hispanica cultivar TCC Black 2014 chromosome 5, UniMelb_Shisp_WGS_1.0, whole genome shotgun sequence includes:
- the LOC125190897 gene encoding uncharacterized protein LOC125190897: protein MEQITNSTKTTTCLVFSLISFYLIASSVSRPAYSSGYYAAALVLVLAFLIVLAVRTTLVAWITVLVLLAFAGKRRRVLAKEGRKITSDVAMYLAQVVIKEKSFVAFTCATVMSLMGMALLG from the coding sequence ATGGAACAAATCACAAATTCCACCAAGACTACAACTTGCCTCGTATTTTCCTTGATTTCTTTCTATTTGATTGCATCATCGGTTTCTCGGCCAGCGTATTCCTCCGGCTACTATGCGGCCGCGTTGGTGCTCGTGTTGGCGTTCTTGATCGTCCTAGCGGTCAGGACGACGCTGGTGGCGTGGATAACGGTGTTGGTGCTCCTGGCCTTCGCGGGGAAGCGCCGCCGCGTGTTGGCTAAGGAGGGGAGGAAGATCACATCGGATGTGGCTATGTATTTGGCGCAAGTTGTGATCAAAGAGAAGAGCTTTGTGGCTTTTACATGTGCCACTGTTATGAGTCTAATGGGAATGGCTTTGCTTGGCTAG
- the LOC125186982 gene encoding protein JOKA2-like isoform X1 — translation MEDYVLIKFKYGNVVRRFNAPITDDKLFVSMDGLREKVLYLFSLAPGTDLRLTYLDEDNEVITLADDEDLCDIVKQDLDPVRVTVNVNNVTNANQTYQPRPNLITGNSRAAVGDAIKMMYPPTKMMYPKKDDVDLGLIRRVCGTYEGPISGTPLQNISAASPHSASDANPFRGSRGQDDSSGSYCHWGVGCDGCGIVPIVGPRFKSKVKLDYDLCLDCHSKIGNGNDCVRIERPTIAQHHLPYLRARDRGAIPRVLRGSKVEPNVEKLDSRFIQDVNIFDGCVMEPLTPFTKIWRMRNSGTLAWPKKTKLVWIGGDQLTNAESIEVPIPDAGLLVDQELDVSIRFISPKHSGRYISYWRLASPSGEKFGQRVWVIIQVEAPAIEEESPRETLRDLNLNLPPPPPPIYKLPPPPPPPPPPRRTPFASIPESIELHKKSLMEDKLLGELKEMGFDQVDRNKQLLRMNGYDLDQAVDDLCGVSEWDPILEELEEMGFHNTEMNKKLLTKNNGSIKRVVMGLISGVEEV, via the exons ATGGAGGATTATGTCTTGATCaag TTCAAGTATGGGAATGTGGTTAGGCGTTTCAATGCCCCTATTACTGATGACAAACTTTTTGTGAGCATGGATGGGCTGAGAGAGAAGGTCCTTTATCTCTTCAGCCTTGCTCCTGGCACTGATCTGAGGCTTACATATCTTGATGAAGATAATGAGGTCATTACTCTTGCTGACGACGAAGATCTTTGCGATATCGTGAAACAGGACCTCGACCCTGTGAGAGTAACTGTGAATGTGAACAATGTTACAAATGCGAACCAAACTTACCAACCTCGACCAAATCTGATCACCGGAAACTCAAGAGCTGCTGTAGGTGATGCTATCAAGATGATGTATCCACCTACCAAGATGATGTATCCTAAAAAAGATGATGTAGATTTGGGCTTAATTCGTCGTGTATGTGGCACTTATGAGGGCCCAATTTCTGGTACACCACTGCAAAATATCTCAGCTGCTTCACCACACTCTGCTTCTGATGCAAATCCCTTTAGGGGAAGTCGTGGTCAAGATGATAGCAGTGGGAGTTATTGTCATTGGGGGGTTGGTTGTGATGGTTGTGGCATAGTTCCTATAGTTGGCCCCAGGTTCAAGTCTAAAGT GAAGTTGGATTATGACTTATGCCTAGATTGCCATAGTAAAATAGGGAATGGCAATGATTGTGTCAGAATAGAGCGCCCAACAATTGCTCAACATCATTTGCCATATTTACGGGCCAGGGACCGGGGTGCGATCCCTCGTGTTTTGAGAGGTTCGAAGGTTGAACCAAATGTTGAAAAGCTAGATAGCCGCTTCATCCAAGATGTTAACATATTTGATGGTTGTGTGATGGAACCTTTAACTCCATTTACCAAGATATGGAGGATGAGGAACAGCGGTACACTTGCATGGCCcaagaaaacaaaacttgTTTGGATCGGAGGCGATCAATTGACCAATGCAGAATCTATTGAAGTTCCG ATTCCTGATGCTGGATTGCTGGTAGACCAGGAGCTTGATGTTTCCATTCGTTTCATCTCTCCAAAGCATTCGGGGCGCTATATCTCGTATTGGAGACTGGCTTCGCCATCCGGTGAAAAGTTCGGCCAGCGTGTTTGGGTCATAATCCAG GTTGAGGCTCCTGCTATTGAAGAAGAATCTCCTCGTGAGACACTGAGAGATTTGAATCTTAACTTgccaccgccaccaccacctATATACAAGCTgccaccgccaccaccaccaccaccaccacctcgtCGAACACCCTTTGCTAGTATACCTGAATCTATTGAGCTTCACAAAAAGAGTCTAATGGAGGATAAACTTCTGGGGGAACTTAAGGAGATGGGATTTGATCAGGTCGATCGGAACAAGCAACTCTTGAGGATGAACGGGTATGATCTCGACCAAGCAGTGGATGATCTTTGTGGTGTTTCAGAGTGGGATCCCATCCTCGAAGAGCTCGAAGAGATG GGTTTTCATAACACAGAAATGAACAAGAAGCTGCTGACGAAGAATAATGGGAGCATCAAGCGCGTCGTCATGGGCCTTATCTCTGGAGTGGAGGAGGTTTAG
- the LOC125186982 gene encoding protein JOKA2-like isoform X2, with amino-acid sequence MEDYVLIKFKYGNVVRRFNAPITDDKLFVSMDGLREKVLYLFSLAPGTDLRLTYLDEDNEVITLADDEDLCDIVKQDLDPVRVTVNVNNVTNANQTYQPRPNLITGNSRAAVGDAIKMMYPPTKMMYPKKDDVDLGLIRRVCGTYEGPISGTPLQNISAASPHSASDANPFRGSRGQDDSSGSYCHWGVGCDGCGIVPIVGPRFKSKVKLDYDLCLDCHSKIGNGNDCVRIERPTIAQHHLPYLRARDRGAIPRVLRGSKVEPNVEKLDSRFIQDVNIFDGCVMEPLTPFTKIWRMRNSGTLAWPKKTKLVWIGGDQLTNAESIEVPIPDAGLLVDQELDVSIRFISPKHSGRYISYWRLASPSGEKFGQRVWVIIQVEAPAIEEESPRETLRDLNLNLPPPPPPIYKLPPPPPPPPPPRRTPFASIPESIELHKKSLMEDKLLGELKEMGFDQVDRNKQLLRMNGYDLDQAVDDLCGVSEWDPILEELEEMK; translated from the exons ATGGAGGATTATGTCTTGATCaag TTCAAGTATGGGAATGTGGTTAGGCGTTTCAATGCCCCTATTACTGATGACAAACTTTTTGTGAGCATGGATGGGCTGAGAGAGAAGGTCCTTTATCTCTTCAGCCTTGCTCCTGGCACTGATCTGAGGCTTACATATCTTGATGAAGATAATGAGGTCATTACTCTTGCTGACGACGAAGATCTTTGCGATATCGTGAAACAGGACCTCGACCCTGTGAGAGTAACTGTGAATGTGAACAATGTTACAAATGCGAACCAAACTTACCAACCTCGACCAAATCTGATCACCGGAAACTCAAGAGCTGCTGTAGGTGATGCTATCAAGATGATGTATCCACCTACCAAGATGATGTATCCTAAAAAAGATGATGTAGATTTGGGCTTAATTCGTCGTGTATGTGGCACTTATGAGGGCCCAATTTCTGGTACACCACTGCAAAATATCTCAGCTGCTTCACCACACTCTGCTTCTGATGCAAATCCCTTTAGGGGAAGTCGTGGTCAAGATGATAGCAGTGGGAGTTATTGTCATTGGGGGGTTGGTTGTGATGGTTGTGGCATAGTTCCTATAGTTGGCCCCAGGTTCAAGTCTAAAGT GAAGTTGGATTATGACTTATGCCTAGATTGCCATAGTAAAATAGGGAATGGCAATGATTGTGTCAGAATAGAGCGCCCAACAATTGCTCAACATCATTTGCCATATTTACGGGCCAGGGACCGGGGTGCGATCCCTCGTGTTTTGAGAGGTTCGAAGGTTGAACCAAATGTTGAAAAGCTAGATAGCCGCTTCATCCAAGATGTTAACATATTTGATGGTTGTGTGATGGAACCTTTAACTCCATTTACCAAGATATGGAGGATGAGGAACAGCGGTACACTTGCATGGCCcaagaaaacaaaacttgTTTGGATCGGAGGCGATCAATTGACCAATGCAGAATCTATTGAAGTTCCG ATTCCTGATGCTGGATTGCTGGTAGACCAGGAGCTTGATGTTTCCATTCGTTTCATCTCTCCAAAGCATTCGGGGCGCTATATCTCGTATTGGAGACTGGCTTCGCCATCCGGTGAAAAGTTCGGCCAGCGTGTTTGGGTCATAATCCAG GTTGAGGCTCCTGCTATTGAAGAAGAATCTCCTCGTGAGACACTGAGAGATTTGAATCTTAACTTgccaccgccaccaccacctATATACAAGCTgccaccgccaccaccaccaccaccaccacctcgtCGAACACCCTTTGCTAGTATACCTGAATCTATTGAGCTTCACAAAAAGAGTCTAATGGAGGATAAACTTCTGGGGGAACTTAAGGAGATGGGATTTGATCAGGTCGATCGGAACAAGCAACTCTTGAGGATGAACGGGTATGATCTCGACCAAGCAGTGGATGATCTTTGTGGTGTTTCAGAGTGGGATCCCATCCTCGAAGAGCTCGAAGAGATG AAATGA
- the LOC125186199 gene encoding elongation factor Tu, chloroplastic-like has protein sequence MAAVSSIAKLSHISTPLFPNPNPSAKSTKIALVSSFTPSTNFNFQFHNVTAAPLRRFSVRAARGKFERKKPHVNIGTIGHVDHGKTTLTAALTMALASLGNSAPKRYEEIDAAPEELKRGITINTATVEYETESRHYAHVDCPGHADYVKNMITGAAQMDGAILVVSGADGPMPQTKEHILLAKQVGVPSMVVFLNKQDQVDDEELLQLVELEVRELLSTHEFPGDDIPIVSGSALLALNALIENPKITRGENEWVDKIYQLMDEVDSYIPIPQRRTDLPFLMAIEDVFSITGRGTVATGRVERGTIKIGDTVDIVGLKETRSTIITGVEMFQKTLDEAVAGDNVGLLLRGIQKADIQRGMVLAKPGTITPHKKFMVVVYVLKKEEGGRHSPFFTNYRPQFYMRTTDVTGAVVRIMNDQDEESKMVMPGDHVKMEVELITPVACEQGMRFAIREGGKTVGAGIIQSIIE, from the coding sequence ATGGCCGCCGTTTCATCGATCGCAAAGCTCTCACACATTTCCACACCTTTATTCCCAAATCCCAACCCCTCCGCAAAGTCCACTAAAATCGCCCTCGTCTCTTCATTCACTCCCTCCACCAACTTCAATTTCCAATTCCACAACGTCACCGCCGCCCCGCTCCGCCGCTTCTCCGTCCGCGCCGCCCGGGGAAAGTTCGAGCGGAAGAAGCCGCACGTCAACATCGGCACGATCGGCCACGTAGATCATGGAAAAACCACCCTGACCGCCGCGCTCACGATGGCGCTGGCCTCCCTTGGAAACTCCGCCCCGAAGAGGTACGAGGAGATCGACGCCGCTCCCGAGGAGCTGAAGCGCGGCATCACGATCAACACCGCTACCGTCGAGTACGAGACGGAGAGCCGCCACTACGCCCACGTCGACTGCCCCGGCCACGCCGACTACGTGAAGAACATGATCACCGGCGCTGCGCAGATGGACGGCGCGATCCTCGTCGTCTCCGGCGCCGATGGCCCCATGCCGCAGACGAAGGAGCACATTTTGCTCGCGAAGCAGGTCGGGGTTCCTAGTATGGTGgtttttttgaataaacaGGATCAGGTTGATGATGAGGAGCTGCTGCAGCTGGTGGAATTGGAGGTGAGGGAGTTGCTTTCCACGCATGAATTTCCTGGTGATGATATTCCGATTGTTTCTGGCTCTGCATTGCTAGCTTTGAATGCTTTGATTGAGAACCCTAAGATTACAAGAGGGGAGAATGAGTGGGTTGATAAAATTTATCAGCTGATGGATGAGGTTGATAGCTACATTCCCATTCCGCAGAGAAGGACTGATTTGCCGTTTTTGATGGCTATAGAGGATGTTTTCTCGATCACCGGTAGGGGGACTGTGGCTACTGGGAGGGTGGAGAGGGGGACAATCAAGATTGGGGATACAGTAGACATTGTTGGATTGAAGGAGACGAGGAGCACGATTATAACGGGTGTGGAGATGTTTCAGAAGACATTGGATGAGGCCGTGGCCGGGGATAATGTGGGTTTATTGTTGAGAGGTATTCAGAAGGCTGATATTCAGAGGGGGATGGTGCTGGCTAAACCTGGCACAATCACGCCTCACAAGAAGTTTATGGTGGTGGTTTATGTGTTGAAGAAGGAGGAAGGTGGGAGGCATTCCCCTTTCTTTACGAATTATAGGCCTCAATTTTACATGAGGACTACTGATGTGACTGGGGCAGTGGTCAGGATCATGAATGATCAGGATGAGGAGTCAAAGATGGTGATGCCAGGTGATCATGTGAAAATGGAGGTTGAGCTTATTACACCAGTTGCTTGTGAGCAGGGGATGAGATTTGCTATCAGAGAAGGTGGGAAGACTGTAGGTGCTGGTATCATTCAGTCAATTATCGAGTAG
- the LOC125190994 gene encoding probable serine/threonine-protein kinase WNK3 isoform X1, which yields MVQDSASEAESDDCDIVPEFVEVDPSGRYGRYKEVLGKGAFKKVYRAFDELEGIEVAWNQVKLADLLRNSVDLERLFSEVHLLKTLKHKNIIKFYSSWVDTKNEHINFITEIFVSGTLRQYRKKHKHVDVRALKKWSRQILEGLSYLHRHDPPVIHRDLKCDNIFVNGNQGEVKIGDLGLAAILQQARSAHSVIGKLVDDGFNLALCLNFMVKVTCDPEIGTPEFMAPELYEEEYNELVDVYAFGMCLIELVTFEYPYVECSNAAQIYKKVTAGIKPASLKKVKDPAIREFIEKCIAKAPERLSAKELLMDPFLRSDEESSSSSLWTQSTDAGDNGSWFDIGGNQDSGFEGSRDFTLQGHRKDHNTIFLKLRIADASGHIRNIHFPFDVEEDTSTAVASEMVEELDLTDQDVSVIADMIDSEFQSLVPDWTPRGTANSGSFNGQTMIEFGVLGTHGDMSSSPSMHENHPSGPLVLERLPSGRKYWSDSPKACGGCSPLKAGPSNLMSADSTASGDTWSEVTQSPFSHKDNSTSHDVSLLSHVEYDSDHEDDSKQEPDSAPSGCGLQFNEGHRLLGPPENRNTRQLEEKDNSSPRGSDTGGIKSVLKKLDSVLDEQYKELNDLKQMHKEAVLELLKDVPKEARHRITRVCNAKIYGTN from the exons ATGGTGCAAGACTCGGCGTCCGAGGCCGAATCGGACGATTGTGATATCGTGCCCGAATTCGTCGAGGTGGATCCCTCCGGTCGCTACGGTCGG TATAAAGAAGTGCTAGGAAAGGGGGCTTTCAAAAAAGT ATATAGGGCATTTGATGAGTTGGAAGGCATAGAGGTGGCTTGGAATCAGGTGAAACTTGCTGATCTCTTGAGAAATTCTGTTGATTTAGAGAGGTTGTTTTCTGAAGTGCACCTGCTCAAAACTCTCAAGCATAAGAACATTATCAAGTTTTACAGCTCGTGGGTCGATACAAAGAACGAGCATATCAACTTCATTACTGAGATTTTCGTGTCTGGGACTCTAAGACA GTATAGGAAGAAACACAAGCATGTTGATGTGAGGGCATTGAAGAAATGGTCTAGGCAAATCTTAGAAGGGCTATCATATCTGCATCGCCATGATCCTCCGGTTATTCATCGCGACTTGAAATGTGATAATATATTTGTCAATGGGAATCAAGGAGAGGTGAAAATTGGTGATCTTGGGCTAGCTGCTATCCTACAGCAAGCTCGTTCAGCTCACAGTGTTATAGGTAAGTTAGTTGATGATGGATTCAATTTGGCTTTATGCTTAAATTTTATGGTTAAGGTGACATGTGATCCTGAGATAGGTACTCCGGAATTCATGGCACCGGAGCTGTATGAGGAAGAATACAATGAACTTGTAGATGTATACGCTTTCGGTATGTGCTTGATAGAGCTAGTCACCTTTGAGTATCCGTATGTGGAATGCTCCAATGCTGCTCAGATATACAAAAAAGTGACAGCG GGGATCAAGCCTGCGTCATTAAAGAAAGTGAAGGATCCTGCTATCCGGGAGTTCATAGAAAAATGCATCGCAAAAGCTCCTGAGCGTTTGTCAGCCAAAGAATTACTAATGGATCCATTCTTAAGATCTGATGAGGAAAGTTCAAGTTCTTCACTGTGGACACAATCTACCGATGCAG GTGATAATGGAAGCTGGTTTGACATTGGTGGAAACCAAGATTCTGGATTTGAGGGTAGTCGAGACTTCACACTGCAGGGTCACAGGAAAGACCATAATACGATATTTTTGAAGCTTCGAATAGCAGATGCATCAG GTCATATACGGAACATTCACTTTCCATTTGATGTCGAGGAGGATACTTCCACTGCTGTTGCTAGTGAAATGGTTGAAGAGCTGGATTTGACAGATCAAGACGTCTCAGTTATTGCTGATATGATCGATTCAGAATTCCAATCCCTCGTTCCAGATTGGACACCTAGAGGAACTGCAAACAGCGGCAGTTTTAATGGTCAAACAATGATTGAATTTGGTGTACTTGGAACACACGGAGACATGTCTTCCAGTCCCTCGATGCATGAGAATCATCCCTCTGGCCCTCTTGTTTTGGAAAGACTCCCCTCGGGTAGAAAATATTGGTCTGATTCGCCCAAAGCTTGTGGCGGATGCTCACCACTAAAGGCAGGGCCGTCTAACTTGATGTCAGCTGATTCAACCGCCTCTGGAGACACCTGGTCTGAAGTGACACAATCACCATTCAGCCATAAAGATAATAGCACCTCTCACGATGTTTCACTTCTCAGTCACGTGGAGTATGACTCTGATCACGAAGATGACAGCAAGCAGGAACCGGATTCTGCACCTAGCGGGTGCGGGTTACAATTTAATGAAGGTCACCGGCTCCTTGGTCCACCTGAAAACAGGAATACTCGCCAATTGGAAGAAAAAGACAACTCGTCTCCACGTGGAAGTGACACGGGTGGCATCAAAAGTGTTCTAAAAAAACTCGACTCTGTGCTGGACGAGCAGTACAAGGAGCTGAACGACCTGAAGCAGATGCACAAAGAAGCCGTTTTGGAACTTCTGAAGGACGTGCCAAAGGAGGCTCGCCACAGGATTACTAGAGTATGCAACGCAAAGATATATGGCACGAATTGA
- the LOC125190994 gene encoding probable serine/threonine-protein kinase WNK3 isoform X2, which translates to MVQDSASEAESDDCDIVPEFVEVDPSGRYGRYKEVLGKGAFKKVYRAFDELEGIEVAWNQVKLADLLRNSVDLERLFSEVHLLKTLKHKNIIKFYSSWVDTKNEHINFITEIFVSGTLRQYRKKHKHVDVRALKKWSRQILEGLSYLHRHDPPVIHRDLKCDNIFVNGNQGEVKIGDLGLAAILQQARSAHSVIGTPEFMAPELYEEEYNELVDVYAFGMCLIELVTFEYPYVECSNAAQIYKKVTAGIKPASLKKVKDPAIREFIEKCIAKAPERLSAKELLMDPFLRSDEESSSSSLWTQSTDAGDNGSWFDIGGNQDSGFEGSRDFTLQGHRKDHNTIFLKLRIADASGHIRNIHFPFDVEEDTSTAVASEMVEELDLTDQDVSVIADMIDSEFQSLVPDWTPRGTANSGSFNGQTMIEFGVLGTHGDMSSSPSMHENHPSGPLVLERLPSGRKYWSDSPKACGGCSPLKAGPSNLMSADSTASGDTWSEVTQSPFSHKDNSTSHDVSLLSHVEYDSDHEDDSKQEPDSAPSGCGLQFNEGHRLLGPPENRNTRQLEEKDNSSPRGSDTGGIKSVLKKLDSVLDEQYKELNDLKQMHKEAVLELLKDVPKEARHRITRVCNAKIYGTN; encoded by the exons ATGGTGCAAGACTCGGCGTCCGAGGCCGAATCGGACGATTGTGATATCGTGCCCGAATTCGTCGAGGTGGATCCCTCCGGTCGCTACGGTCGG TATAAAGAAGTGCTAGGAAAGGGGGCTTTCAAAAAAGT ATATAGGGCATTTGATGAGTTGGAAGGCATAGAGGTGGCTTGGAATCAGGTGAAACTTGCTGATCTCTTGAGAAATTCTGTTGATTTAGAGAGGTTGTTTTCTGAAGTGCACCTGCTCAAAACTCTCAAGCATAAGAACATTATCAAGTTTTACAGCTCGTGGGTCGATACAAAGAACGAGCATATCAACTTCATTACTGAGATTTTCGTGTCTGGGACTCTAAGACA GTATAGGAAGAAACACAAGCATGTTGATGTGAGGGCATTGAAGAAATGGTCTAGGCAAATCTTAGAAGGGCTATCATATCTGCATCGCCATGATCCTCCGGTTATTCATCGCGACTTGAAATGTGATAATATATTTGTCAATGGGAATCAAGGAGAGGTGAAAATTGGTGATCTTGGGCTAGCTGCTATCCTACAGCAAGCTCGTTCAGCTCACAGTGTTATAG GTACTCCGGAATTCATGGCACCGGAGCTGTATGAGGAAGAATACAATGAACTTGTAGATGTATACGCTTTCGGTATGTGCTTGATAGAGCTAGTCACCTTTGAGTATCCGTATGTGGAATGCTCCAATGCTGCTCAGATATACAAAAAAGTGACAGCG GGGATCAAGCCTGCGTCATTAAAGAAAGTGAAGGATCCTGCTATCCGGGAGTTCATAGAAAAATGCATCGCAAAAGCTCCTGAGCGTTTGTCAGCCAAAGAATTACTAATGGATCCATTCTTAAGATCTGATGAGGAAAGTTCAAGTTCTTCACTGTGGACACAATCTACCGATGCAG GTGATAATGGAAGCTGGTTTGACATTGGTGGAAACCAAGATTCTGGATTTGAGGGTAGTCGAGACTTCACACTGCAGGGTCACAGGAAAGACCATAATACGATATTTTTGAAGCTTCGAATAGCAGATGCATCAG GTCATATACGGAACATTCACTTTCCATTTGATGTCGAGGAGGATACTTCCACTGCTGTTGCTAGTGAAATGGTTGAAGAGCTGGATTTGACAGATCAAGACGTCTCAGTTATTGCTGATATGATCGATTCAGAATTCCAATCCCTCGTTCCAGATTGGACACCTAGAGGAACTGCAAACAGCGGCAGTTTTAATGGTCAAACAATGATTGAATTTGGTGTACTTGGAACACACGGAGACATGTCTTCCAGTCCCTCGATGCATGAGAATCATCCCTCTGGCCCTCTTGTTTTGGAAAGACTCCCCTCGGGTAGAAAATATTGGTCTGATTCGCCCAAAGCTTGTGGCGGATGCTCACCACTAAAGGCAGGGCCGTCTAACTTGATGTCAGCTGATTCAACCGCCTCTGGAGACACCTGGTCTGAAGTGACACAATCACCATTCAGCCATAAAGATAATAGCACCTCTCACGATGTTTCACTTCTCAGTCACGTGGAGTATGACTCTGATCACGAAGATGACAGCAAGCAGGAACCGGATTCTGCACCTAGCGGGTGCGGGTTACAATTTAATGAAGGTCACCGGCTCCTTGGTCCACCTGAAAACAGGAATACTCGCCAATTGGAAGAAAAAGACAACTCGTCTCCACGTGGAAGTGACACGGGTGGCATCAAAAGTGTTCTAAAAAAACTCGACTCTGTGCTGGACGAGCAGTACAAGGAGCTGAACGACCTGAAGCAGATGCACAAAGAAGCCGTTTTGGAACTTCTGAAGGACGTGCCAAAGGAGGCTCGCCACAGGATTACTAGAGTATGCAACGCAAAGATATATGGCACGAATTGA